A portion of the Stigmatopora argus isolate UIUO_Sarg chromosome 15, RoL_Sarg_1.0, whole genome shotgun sequence genome contains these proteins:
- the gchfr gene encoding GTP cyclohydrolase 1 feedback regulatory protein produces the protein MPYILISTQIRLECGPTNVGDEYSDPAVMNYLGARKTTVLGNNFAEYRVEEPPRLVLDKLEKIGYRLLSMTGVGQTLVWCLHKEIKEVE, from the exons ATGCCTTACATACTGATCAGCACGCAGATCAGACTG GAATGCGGCCCAACCAATGTGGGAGATGAGTATTCTGACCCAGCTGTCATGAATTACTTGGGAGCAAGAAAAACAACCGTGCTCGGAAATAATTT TGCAGAGTATCGTGTGGAAGAACCTCCTCGCCTGGTGTTGGACAAGCTGGAGAAGATAGGCTACCGCCTGCTGAGCATGACAGGGGTGGGACAGACACTTGTGTGGTGCCTTCACAAAGAGATCAAAGAGGTGGAGTGA